The stretch of DNA AAGGGCGTGGTCTGAGCGGTCCGCGGGCCTCGGTCGGGCGGGTGCCGGCCGACCCGGGCTCTCGCGGACTGGATCACCTCCCGACCACGGGGCGATCGTGAGGTGATCTAGGCCTTTGATTTCGCCACATTTTCTGCGACGAACCGGCCTCCGCTTCGTCGGAAAATGCTCTAGTGTGGCGCATCGTGCAGGAGACGGACCCGATGAGCGACGTGATGGATCCGAAGTCGGTCGGACCGCGGATCCGCATGATGCGGCCCAACCTGACCCCCCTGGAGGCCAAGGTCGTCGACAGCGTCTTCGGCCGGCGCGATTTCAGCACCGAGACCGCCCTGAAGGACGTGGCCGAGACCGCCGGGGTCTCGGAGGCGATGGTGGTCAAGATCGCCAAGAAGCTGGGCTTCTCGGGCTACCGCGACTTCCGCCAGAACGTCGCCGACTACGTCCGCGTCTCCGATGCCGAGATGAACGACGAGCTCTCGCCCGACGATTCGGGCGCCGAGATCGTCAGCAAGGTGTTCCGCGCCTCGATCCAGGCCCTCGAGGAGACGCTCGCCATCGCCGACGTCGCCGCCTTCGAGCGCGCGGCCGATTTCATCGCGGAGGCCCGCCAGCGCGACCTCTACGGCGTCGGCGGATCGGCCCAGATCGCCCGCGACGTCGCCCACAAGTTCCTGCGCATCGGCATCCGCGCCTCGGTCTACGACGACGCCCACATGATGGCGATGTCGGCCTCGCTTCTCGGCACGCGGGACGTGGCGATCGGCTTCTCGCATACCGGTGCCACCCTGGTGACCCTCGAGGCGCTCCAGATCGCCCGGCGGCGCGGCGCCCGAACGATCGCCATCACCAACTACTCGCATTCGCCGCTGGCCGAGAGCGCGGACGTCGTCCTGTGCTCGACCGCGCGCGGCTCGCCGCTGCTGGGCGAGAACGCGGCGGCACGCATCGCGCAACTCAATCTCCTCGACGCGATCTTCGTCCTGGTCGCGCAGCGCGACATGAAATCCGCCGAGACCGCCCTCGTGCGCACCAAGGAGGCCGTGCGCGACAAGCGCCGCGCGTGACCCGCGCCCTCACGCCACGAAGATCCCCGTCGGACCGAGACTCCGCGCGAACGAGGCGCCGGTCCATCGATGCAGACCGAGGGCTGGATGCCGGCGCCGGCCCGGGCATGTCGAGCCCTCCGGCTCCGCCGCGCAGGCTGGCGCATCCGGGCGGTGGCCGGGCCTGCGCCGCCTGGCCCGTCACCCCGCCGCGGGCCGGAAGCACGGGACGGGCGTCCCGTTCTGCGAGCGCTCGAACACCAGGGTCACGGCCTGGCCGACCGCCAGGGATTCCGCATCGCAGGAGACGAGGCTCGTGAGCATGATCGGCCCTTCCTCGAGGGCGACATACGCGATCGTGCGCGCGGGCGCCTCGCGGGCGAGCACCGTGTAGCTGTAGACCGTGCCGCGCCCGGATGCCTCCTCCCAGGCGGTCTCGCCGAGGCAGTGGGGGCAGAGGGCACGCGGATACCAGTGGGCCTTGCCGCAGGCGGTGCAGCGTCGCAGCAGGAAGCGGCCCTCGCGCGCCGCCGCCACGAAGGCGGCGCTCTCCGGGCTCTCGGGCGGGTCCGGCCAGAGCCCGTCGCGGCTGTCGATCCTCATCGTCACTCCCTCCCGAGCACCAGGGTCGCGGCGCCGTGGCGGCTGCCGAGCAGGCCGCCGATCCCGGTCGCGACGGCGAGGTCGCAATTGTCGACCTGCACGGCCGGATGCGCCTCGCCGCGCAGCTGGCGCACCGCCTCGATCACCTTGGTCATCCCGCCCCGGTTGGCCGGGTGGTTGTTGCACAGCCCGCCCCCGTCGGTGTTGAACGGCAGCCGCCCGCTCCCCGCGATGAGGTTGCCGTCGGCGACGAAGCGGCCGCCCTGCCCCTTCTCGCAGAAGCCCAGATCCTCGATCTGCATCAAGACCGTGATGGTGAAGCTGTCGTAGATCGAGGCGTACTTGATGTCGGCGGGCGTCACCCCCGCCTCGGCGAAGGCGGCCGGGCCGGAGCGGCGCGCCGCCGACCAGGTCAGGTCGACCTCGCCGCCGCGCTGCCCCTTGGCGGATTCTCCCGCGCCCATGACCCGCACCGGCGGGCGTTTCAGGCTGCGGGCGATCTCGGGCCGCACCACCACCAGGGCGCCGCCGCCGTCGCTGACCACGCAGCAATCGAGGCGGTGGAGCGGATCGGCGACCACCGGCGAGGCCAGCACGTCCTCCACGCTCACCACGTCGCGCAGCATGGCGTGCGGGTTGTGCCGGGCGTGGTGCGAGGCCGCGACCTTGATCCAGGCGAGCTGCTCGGGCGTGGTGCCGAATTCGTGCATGTGCCGGCGGGCGCAGAGCGCGTAGAGGTTGACCGTGGTCGGGCCGAAGGGGGCCTCCCAGGGGCTGTCGGGGGCGTCCGCGATGACCGGCCGCGCCGCCGTGCCGGAATGGCCGGCGCTGCGCGGCCGCCCCGCCAGCGTGATCAGGGCGACGTTGCATTTTCCCAGGGCGATCGCCTGGGCGGCATGCGCCACGTGGGCGATGTAGGAGGCGCCGCCCAGATCGGTGCTGTCGAGGTGGCGCAGGTCGAGGTTGAGGTAATCGGCCATCGCCAGCGGGCCGAGGCCGGGCGCGTCCCCGGCGCAGAAATAGCCGTCGACGTCGTCCTTGGTGAGCCCCGCATCGGCGAGGGCGCCGACGGCGACCTCGGCGTGGAGCTGGGCCACGGACTTGTCCGGGGCCTTGCGGGTCGGGTGCTCGTAGGCCCCGGCGATGTAGGCGCGTCCGTTGATGCTCATGGTCAGACCGGGTCCCAGGAGAACACGTCGGGGCTGCGGTCGAGGGGCGCGAGGTGACCGCGCAGGGCCGGCAGCGCGTGCGCGGCGATCGTCTCCGGCGTCCAGCCCTCGGCCCGGTGCACGCCGCGCACCGGGCGCGGGTGGTTGAAGACGAAGAGCTCGTTGTGCCGGGAGGCGAAGATCTGCCCGGTGACGTCCCGCGCCGCCTCGGAGGCGAGGAAGACCGCGAGCGGCGCGTTCTTCTCCGGTCCCATCGCCTGGAGCTTGGCGACGCGGGCCTTCTGCTCGTCCGTCCCGGCGGGGATCGCGCTCGTCATCCGGCTCCAGGCGAAGGGAGCGATACAGTTCGAGCGGACGCCGAAGCGGCCCATGTCGAGGGCGATCGACTTCGACAGCGCGGCGACGCCGAGCTTGGCCGCCGCATAGTTCGCCTGGCCGGTATTGCCGATCAGCCCGGAGGTCGAGGTCATGTGGATGTAGGCGCCGGATTCCTGGCGCCGGAAATGCTCGGCCGCCGCCCGCGCGACGAAGAAGCTGCCGTTGAGGTGGACGTTGATCACCGAGAGCCACTCGTCCGGCGACATCTTGTGGAAGATCTGGTCGCGCAGGATCCCGGCATTGTTCACCACGACGTCGATGCGCCCGAAGGCGTCGAGCGCCGTGGCGACGATGCGCTGGGCCGCCGCCCACTCCGCCACCGTCTCGGTGCTGAGGACCGCCGCGCCCCCGCGCTGCTCGATGATCCGGCAGGTCTGCTCGCCGGGCGTGGCGGAGGTCTCGCCGAGACCGCTCAAGGACGCGCCGACGTCGTTGACGACCACCCGGGCGCCGGCGAGCGCCATGGCCAGCGCGATCTCCCGCCCGATGCCGCCGCCCGCCCCGGTGACGAGCGCGACCTTTCCCTCCAGCATCCCCATCGGGTTCCTCCCTGCCCTGGAGCATTTTCCGACGAAGTGGATACCGGTTCGTCGTAGAAAATGCGGCAAAATCAAAGGCCTAACGCCCCGTCCAGCGCGGCGGGCGCTTCTCCACGAAGGCGCGCGGGCCCTCGCGGTAATCCTCGGACGACTGGATCCGCGCGCGCGCCGCGGCGCTCGCCGCCTTGAGCGCGGCCTCGTCCGCGTCCGCGGCGAGGCGGGCGACCGCGAGGCTCTCGCGCACCGCGAGCGGCGCATTGGCGGCGATCGTCAGCGCCAGCGCGACCGCCTCCTCCCGCGCGAGGCCTGCCGGCACCACCCGGTTGACGAGGCCGAGCGCATGGGCGCGCGGCGCGTCGAGGGGGGCGCCGGTCAGGATCATCTCCAGGGCGACGGCGCGCGGCAGCGCCCGCGGCAGCCGGTAGAGGCCGCCCGCCGCCGCGATCAGCCCGCGCCGCACCTCCGGCAGGCCAAAGCCGCTCTCCGCGCCGGCCACGATCAGGTCGCAGGCCAGGGCGATCTCGCAGCCGCCCGCGAGCGCCGGCCCGTCGACCGCGGCGATCCAGGGCTTTGCTCGCCGGGCATAGACGAAGCCGGCAAAGCCGCCCTCCGGCGTCCAGAGGTCGTCCGCGCGGCCCGCCGCCACGACCTTGAGGTCGGCGCCGGCGCAGAACACCCCGCAGGGCGCGCCGGCGAGCACCACCGCGCGGATCGCCGCGTCGGCCTCCGTCTCGGCCAGGGCCGCGGCGAGGCCGCGGGCGAGCGCCGGATCGACGGCGTTGCGGGCCCGCGGCCGGTTCAGGGTGACGATTGCGACGTGGTCGCCGACGCGCTCGGTCAGGACGGGCGCCTCGTCCATCAGGCGATCCTCCACTCGGCGAGCCCGTCCGGCGCCGGGCTCACCGTTCCGGGAAGGCCGACGGGGGAGCGGTCGAGGTCGGTGAGCGCCGCGAGCGTGGCCCGATCGGCGGCCGGCACCCGCGCAAGCAGCCGCGCGCCGCCCTGGCGCAGCACCACCACCCCCTTCTGGGGGGCGCCGTCGCGGTCGAACAGCACCGTGTGGGTCTCGATCACCGCACGGCCCGCCTGCGCCTCGGTGACCGGCGGGACGGCCCCGCGTCGCCGATCCGCCTCGCCCTGGGCCGAGGCGGGCTCGCTGCACGAGGGCAGCGGCCGGCTCGCCAGCACGAGGGCGTGATGCTTGGTGACGAACTCGCCCTGGCCATAGAGCAGCCCGGCCTCCCCGGGCGCCTCGCGCAGGCGCCGGACCATCGCGCAGGCCGCGTGCGCCATGTAGCCGTTGAGGGGTGCGCCGAAGAAGGTGAGCCCGCCCGCCACCGTCGGCACCGCCTCGGGCGGCAGGCCGAGGCTGCGCCGCGCCATCTTGGGCACGCACGGAAAGCAGCTGTAGAGCTCGATCGCCGCGAGGTCCGCCGGCGCGAGGCCGGCCCGGCCGAGCGCTCCGGCGAGCACCGCATCCTGCGCCGGGGCGTGGTCGAAGGCGTCGCGGGACAGCCAGTCCCGCGGCTCGCTCGCCGCGGCGCCGGGACCGACATGGATCAGCCGGTGCTCGGGCAGGCCGGCGGCGCGGGCGCGC from Methylobacterium aquaticum encodes:
- a CDS encoding MurR/RpiR family transcriptional regulator — translated: MSDVMDPKSVGPRIRMMRPNLTPLEAKVVDSVFGRRDFSTETALKDVAETAGVSEAMVVKIAKKLGFSGYRDFRQNVADYVRVSDAEMNDELSPDDSGAEIVSKVFRASIQALEETLAIADVAAFERAADFIAEARQRDLYGVGGSAQIARDVAHKFLRIGIRASVYDDAHMMAMSASLLGTRDVAIGFSHTGATLVTLEALQIARRRGARTIAITNYSHSPLAESADVVLCSTARGSPLLGENAAARIAQLNLLDAIFVLVAQRDMKSAETALVRTKEAVRDKRRA
- a CDS encoding Zn-ribbon domain-containing OB-fold protein; translation: MRIDSRDGLWPDPPESPESAAFVAAAREGRFLLRRCTACGKAHWYPRALCPHCLGETAWEEASGRGTVYSYTVLAREAPARTIAYVALEEGPIMLTSLVSCDAESLAVGQAVTLVFERSQNGTPVPCFRPAAG
- a CDS encoding thiolase domain-containing protein, yielding MSINGRAYIAGAYEHPTRKAPDKSVAQLHAEVAVGALADAGLTKDDVDGYFCAGDAPGLGPLAMADYLNLDLRHLDSTDLGGASYIAHVAHAAQAIALGKCNVALITLAGRPRSAGHSGTAARPVIADAPDSPWEAPFGPTTVNLYALCARRHMHEFGTTPEQLAWIKVAASHHARHNPHAMLRDVVSVEDVLASPVVADPLHRLDCCVVSDGGGALVVVRPEIARSLKRPPVRVMGAGESAKGQRGGEVDLTWSAARRSGPAAFAEAGVTPADIKYASIYDSFTITVLMQIEDLGFCEKGQGGRFVADGNLIAGSGRLPFNTDGGGLCNNHPANRGGMTKVIEAVRQLRGEAHPAVQVDNCDLAVATGIGGLLGSRHGAATLVLGRE
- a CDS encoding enoyl-CoA hydratase-related protein, which translates into the protein MDEAPVLTERVGDHVAIVTLNRPRARNAVDPALARGLAAALAETEADAAIRAVVLAGAPCGVFCAGADLKVVAAGRADDLWTPEGGFAGFVYARRAKPWIAAVDGPALAGGCEIALACDLIVAGAESGFGLPEVRRGLIAAAGGLYRLPRALPRAVALEMILTGAPLDAPRAHALGLVNRVVPAGLAREEAVALALTIAANAPLAVRESLAVARLAADADEAALKAASAAARARIQSSEDYREGPRAFVEKRPPRWTGR
- a CDS encoding SDR family NAD(P)-dependent oxidoreductase, giving the protein MLEGKVALVTGAGGGIGREIALAMALAGARVVVNDVGASLSGLGETSATPGEQTCRIIEQRGGAAVLSTETVAEWAAAQRIVATALDAFGRIDVVVNNAGILRDQIFHKMSPDEWLSVINVHLNGSFFVARAAAEHFRRQESGAYIHMTSTSGLIGNTGQANYAAAKLGVAALSKSIALDMGRFGVRSNCIAPFAWSRMTSAIPAGTDEQKARVAKLQAMGPEKNAPLAVFLASEAARDVTGQIFASRHNELFVFNHPRPVRGVHRAEGWTPETIAAHALPALRGHLAPLDRSPDVFSWDPV